The DNA segment TGAATTACAGCATCTAACGTTCGTCCATCTTCGAGTAACTCATCATAGGTCATCGATCCGGTGTAACTTTCGATTTTGTCAATACTGCTGAGAATATCAGCCAGATATAAACTGAGATTACGCGACATGGATGGCTTGATTAATCACAACTTCACGGATTTGAGGCTTCAGGTCTTCTTTGATCACTAAATCGACCTTTTTGGTAAACAAATCTTCGAGAAAAAACTTTAAATCCATATAAGCATCAAACGTGATTTGTCCTTCAAATTCTACCAGAAAATCGAGGTCGCTATCTGCTCTCGCTTCGTTCCGAGCCACAGAACCAAACAAATCGAGAGATTTTACGCCCAAATGATGTAAAGTTTCCAGATGCTCTTTCAGGGTAGAAATAACCGTTTCCTGATTCATAGTTTGATGAAGTAATTGTATAATTATGATATCCTTCTGATTATAGCGATCGCACTGGAAACTAAAAACCCAGTTTCTTTTCGCTCCTTGTCGCAGCCAGAAACCGGGTTTCTGCCAGAGGTGAGGACAAGCGCCTCAAATGAGGAAGAAACCCGGTTTCTTTCGGTGGGGGGCGATATGAATGGGTGGGGGGCGATCGCGCCCTAGGATGCTACGATGCTGATGGGCCAAACTGTTCATTGCTCTGAGCTTGGAGGTTAGACATGACGATTACTAACTTGTTGCCCCAATTGCATGATTTATCGAGGCAGGATAAATTAAAGCTCATTAAGTTTCTGCTTCAGGATTTACACGAGGCAGGGAGTAGCAATAATGATGCAGTTTTGTTATCAGAGCGCGATCGCGTTTTGTTGTCTCAGGTAGTGGGAACTTGGACAGAAACCGATGAGGCCGAGTTTTTGGAAAATACTCAGGCTTTTCGGGAGGTGGATGAAAGCTTGTGGAATTAAAGCCAATTTTATTAGATACCAATGCTTATATAGCAAACCTAAATGAGTTATGTAATGGCTGCCCCTCATCCCCCTACCCCCTTCTCCCGCAGGCGCTGCCCTGCTTGCCCTGAGCGAAGTCGAAGGGAGCGAAGTCGAAGGGAGCGAAGTCGAAGGGAGAAGGGGGAAAAAGTCCCTCTCC comes from the Roseofilum capinflatum BLCC-M114 genome and includes:
- a CDS encoding nucleotidyltransferase family protein; its protein translation is MNQETVISTLKEHLETLHHLGVKSLDLFGSVARNEARADSDLDFLVEFEGQITFDAYMDLKFFLEDLFTKKVDLVIKEDLKPQIREVVINQAIHVA